In Paenibacillus sonchi, a single genomic region encodes these proteins:
- the thrS gene encoding threonine--tRNA ligase encodes MSVNIKLPDGSVREYADGSSIDDVAASISSGLRKNAAAGKLNGVVVDLATPLQEGALVEIVTLDSPEGLEVMRHSTAHLMAQAVRRLFGTKEVKLGVGPVIEDGFYYDMDLEHPLNPEDLLKIEKEMERIVSENLPIIRKEVSRKEALERFGELGDPYKLELIEALPEDSVITIYEQGEFFDLCRGPHVPSTAKIKVFKLMNVAGAYWRGDSKNKMLQRVYGTAWIKKAQLDEHLRLLEEAKKRDHRKLGKELEIFTFNQLVGQGLPIWLPKGAKLRSILERYIVDLEASLGYQHVYTPVLGNVELYKTSGHWEHYQEDMFPKMTIDTEEFVLRPMNCPHHMMIYKSSMHSYRDLPIRIAELGTMHRYEMSGALTGLHRVRSMTLNDSHIFCRLDQIKSEFTRVLDLIKRVYSDFGIHDYRFRLSYRDPQDTEKYFQNDEMWETAQRMLREVAEEAGLPFFEADGEAAFYGPKLDVQIRTALGKEETLSTVQIDFLLPERFELEYVGDDGQKHRPVVLHRGILGTMERFVAFLLENFAGSLPLWLSPQQVKIIPVSSAFDDYAKDVEAKLLASGIRAEVDLRNEKMGYKIREAQLEKLPYMFVVGENEMNAGSVSIRKRGEGDIGAQPLQEVIATLVKEVAERVI; translated from the coding sequence ATGTCGGTAAATATTAAGCTTCCGGACGGCTCGGTCCGGGAATACGCGGATGGCAGCAGCATTGACGATGTAGCGGCTTCGATCAGCAGCGGGCTCCGCAAGAATGCGGCAGCAGGCAAGCTGAACGGGGTTGTTGTAGACTTGGCAACGCCGCTGCAGGAAGGTGCGCTGGTGGAGATCGTGACCCTGGATTCGCCGGAAGGCCTCGAAGTGATGCGCCACAGTACTGCCCACTTGATGGCGCAGGCGGTACGGCGCCTGTTCGGAACCAAGGAGGTTAAGCTGGGGGTAGGCCCGGTAATCGAAGACGGCTTCTACTATGATATGGATCTGGAGCACCCGCTGAATCCGGAGGATCTGCTGAAGATCGAGAAGGAAATGGAACGTATCGTATCCGAGAATCTGCCGATTATCCGCAAAGAGGTCAGCCGGAAGGAAGCGCTGGAGCGTTTCGGCGAGCTGGGCGATCCGTACAAGCTGGAGCTGATCGAGGCGCTGCCTGAGGATAGCGTGATCACGATTTATGAACAGGGAGAGTTCTTTGACCTCTGCCGCGGTCCGCATGTCCCTTCCACAGCGAAGATCAAAGTGTTCAAGCTGATGAATGTAGCCGGAGCTTACTGGCGCGGCGACAGCAAGAACAAGATGCTTCAACGTGTATACGGAACAGCCTGGATCAAAAAAGCACAGCTCGATGAGCATCTGCGTCTGCTGGAGGAAGCCAAGAAACGCGACCACCGGAAGCTCGGCAAAGAGCTGGAAATCTTCACCTTCAACCAGCTGGTAGGCCAGGGTCTGCCGATCTGGCTGCCCAAAGGCGCAAAGCTGCGCAGTATTCTGGAACGTTATATCGTCGATTTGGAAGCCAGCCTTGGATATCAGCATGTATACACTCCGGTGCTTGGCAACGTGGAGCTGTACAAAACTTCCGGGCACTGGGAGCATTACCAGGAAGATATGTTCCCCAAGATGACGATCGATACTGAAGAATTCGTCCTCCGCCCGATGAACTGCCCGCATCATATGATGATTTATAAAAGCTCGATGCACAGCTACCGCGATCTGCCGATCCGTATCGCTGAGCTTGGCACGATGCACCGCTATGAGATGTCCGGCGCGTTGACAGGTCTGCACCGCGTGCGCTCCATGACGCTGAATGATTCCCATATCTTCTGCCGTCTGGACCAGATTAAGAGCGAGTTCACCCGTGTACTGGATCTGATCAAGCGGGTATACAGCGATTTCGGCATTCACGATTACCGTTTCCGCTTGTCCTACCGCGATCCGCAGGATACCGAGAAATATTTCCAGAACGATGAAATGTGGGAGACTGCACAGCGGATGCTGCGCGAAGTGGCTGAAGAAGCCGGCCTGCCGTTCTTTGAAGCGGACGGGGAAGCCGCGTTCTACGGTCCGAAGCTGGACGTGCAGATCCGGACGGCGCTGGGCAAAGAAGAAACATTGTCCACCGTACAGATCGACTTCCTGCTTCCTGAGCGCTTTGAGCTGGAGTATGTCGGCGATGATGGCCAAAAGCACCGTCCGGTCGTACTTCACCGTGGTATCCTCGGTACCATGGAACGTTTTGTAGCCTTCCTGCTGGAGAACTTTGCCGGTTCCCTGCCGCTCTGGCTGTCCCCTCAGCAGGTGAAGATCATTCCGGTATCCTCGGCATTTGATGATTACGCCAAGGATGTTGAAGCGAAGCTGCTGGCCAGCGGAATCCGGGCCGAAGTGGACCTGCGCAACGAGAAAATGGGCTACAAGATCCGGGAAGCACAGCTGGAGAAGCTGCCTTATATGTTCGTGGTCGGCGAAAACGAGATGAACGCGGGAAGCGTCTCAATCCGCAAACGCGGCGAAGGCGATATCGGTGCCCAGCCGCTGCAGGAAGTCATCGCCACATTGGTTAAGGAAGTTGCGGAGCGTGTAATCTAA